One Actinomadura viridis genomic region harbors:
- a CDS encoding amidohydrolase family protein, giving the protein MSSPSLSRRTALRAGALVTAAAGVGASAPAAADGRAERIDTHHHVLPPRMRRWLVDQGVLPPQGGPRWAQWSLPETLEVMDANRIAMGIASTPAPQAVFSDRAFAEAGTRVFNETLADLVRDHPTRFGFFAYLPLLHVDLALREAAYALDELGADGVLMTNTAGGRYLGDRSFDPLFAEMNRRKAVIMTHPDALPEHPGPFPGAEEYVADFMLDTTRCALNLIRSGTVDRHPDLSIILCHGGGFLPYIGGRVERAGRRGEAPAPDAFRRALKRFYYDTALPMSPYASPTLLNAVGPGRILYGTDWSQIEASEVALARRAFERDPALDDRARAAIGHRNALRLFPAAAARLGRRPR; this is encoded by the coding sequence ATGAGCAGCCCATCGTTGAGCCGCCGCACCGCCCTGCGCGCGGGCGCGCTGGTGACGGCGGCGGCCGGGGTCGGTGCGTCCGCCCCCGCCGCGGCGGACGGACGCGCGGAGCGGATCGACACCCACCACCATGTCCTGCCGCCCCGCATGCGCAGGTGGCTGGTCGATCAGGGCGTGCTGCCGCCTCAGGGCGGCCCGCGGTGGGCGCAGTGGAGCCTTCCGGAGACGCTGGAGGTCATGGACGCCAACCGGATCGCGATGGGGATCGCCTCGACCCCCGCGCCTCAGGCGGTCTTCAGCGACCGGGCGTTCGCGGAGGCCGGGACACGGGTCTTCAACGAGACCTTGGCCGACCTGGTCAGGGACCACCCGACGCGGTTCGGGTTCTTCGCCTACCTCCCGCTGCTGCACGTCGACCTGGCGTTGCGGGAGGCGGCGTACGCGCTCGACGAACTCGGCGCCGACGGCGTGCTGATGACCAACACCGCCGGTGGCCGCTACCTCGGCGACCGGTCGTTCGACCCGCTGTTCGCCGAGATGAACCGGCGCAAAGCCGTGATCATGACCCATCCGGACGCGCTGCCCGAGCATCCCGGACCCTTCCCGGGCGCCGAGGAGTACGTGGCCGACTTCATGCTCGACACGACCCGGTGCGCGCTCAACCTGATCAGGTCGGGCACCGTGGACCGCCACCCCGACCTGTCGATCATCCTGTGCCACGGCGGCGGCTTCCTGCCCTATATCGGCGGTCGCGTGGAACGCGCGGGCAGGCGCGGTGAGGCCCCCGCCCCGGACGCCTTCCGGCGTGCCCTCAAGCGGTTCTACTACGACACCGCCCTGCCCATGTCGCCGTACGCCTCACCCACGCTGCTGAACGCCGTCGGGCCGGGACGGATCCTGTACGGCACCGACTGGTCCCAGATCGAAGCCTCCGAGGTCGCCCTGGCCCGCCGCGCATTCGAGCGGGACCCGGCGCTGGACGACCGGGCCCGCGCCGCCATCGGTCACCGCAACGCCCTGCGCCTGTTCCCGGCCGCCGCGGCCCGCCTCGGCCGGCGTCCCCGCTGA
- a CDS encoding MarR family winged helix-turn-helix transcriptional regulator, with product MPSPPPPAGAADPADDDVALGLLLAVAHARARHALNEALAPLGIEARHYGVLAALARHGPSSQRRLSTLLDVDKSAMVRIMDDLERRGLATRNRDAHDRRAYAIELTAEGRRAAREGGAVSAAVGGRLFGWLEPSDRALLVAMLTRISHRAAGDRDEDGGGD from the coding sequence GTGCCATCCCCACCCCCGCCGGCGGGCGCCGCCGATCCGGCCGACGACGACGTGGCCCTCGGGCTCCTGCTGGCCGTCGCCCACGCACGCGCACGGCACGCCCTCAACGAAGCGCTCGCCCCGCTGGGCATCGAGGCCCGCCACTACGGCGTGCTCGCCGCCCTCGCCCGGCACGGCCCGTCCAGCCAGCGGCGGCTCAGCACGCTGCTCGACGTGGACAAGTCGGCGATGGTCCGGATCATGGACGATCTGGAGCGGCGCGGGCTGGCCACCCGCAACCGCGACGCGCACGACCGCCGCGCCTACGCGATCGAGCTGACCGCGGAGGGCCGCCGGGCCGCGCGGGAGGGCGGCGCGGTGTCGGCCGCGGTGGGCGGGCGGCTCTTCGGCTGGCTGGAGCCCTCCGATCGCGCCCTGCTCGTGGCGATGCTGACCCGGATCTCGCACCGGGCCGCCGGAGACCGGGACGAGGACGGCGGCGGAGACTAG
- a CDS encoding isocitrate lyase/PEP mutase family protein → MKTRTFHDLHHGERPLLLPNVWSFASGAAMVEAGFPAVGTTSLGVAATAGKPDAAGGTRAETLALARGLARLPVPVTIDVEAGFSDRPEEVAALAADLASWGIAGVNIEDGRPGGVLAPPDDQCALITAVKAAAPDLFVNARTDCHWLPGHTAQTLDRVRAYTEAGADGIFVPGLAGETGVRAAVAATHLPLNVLFLPGGATFDELAAMGVRRVSYGSLLYRTALHAAVVTAVEGRAPAGIPTYDDVQRLVSA, encoded by the coding sequence ATGAAGACCAGGACCTTCCACGATCTGCACCATGGAGAGCGGCCCCTGCTGCTGCCCAACGTCTGGAGCTTCGCGAGCGGCGCGGCGATGGTGGAGGCGGGCTTCCCGGCGGTGGGCACCACCAGCCTCGGCGTGGCGGCGACCGCCGGGAAGCCCGACGCCGCGGGCGGCACCCGGGCGGAGACCCTGGCGCTGGCGCGCGGCCTGGCCAGGCTCCCGGTTCCCGTCACGATCGACGTGGAGGCCGGCTTCTCCGACCGGCCCGAAGAGGTCGCGGCGCTGGCGGCCGACCTCGCGTCCTGGGGCATCGCCGGGGTCAACATCGAGGACGGGCGGCCCGGCGGGGTCCTGGCGCCGCCGGACGACCAGTGCGCCCTGATCACAGCGGTCAAGGCCGCGGCCCCGGACCTGTTCGTCAACGCCCGTACCGACTGCCACTGGCTGCCCGGCCACACCGCGCAGACCCTGGACCGGGTCCGCGCCTACACCGAGGCGGGGGCCGACGGGATCTTCGTCCCCGGGCTCGCGGGCGAGACCGGTGTCCGGGCGGCCGTGGCGGCGACCCACCTGCCGCTCAACGTGCTCTTCCTGCCCGGCGGCGCCACCTTCGACGAGCTGGCCGCGATGGGCGTGCGGCGGGTCAGCTACGGATCGCTGCTCTACCGGACGGCGCTGCACGCCGCCGTCGTCACGGCGGTCGAGGGACGGGCCCCGGCCGGGATCCCCACCTACGACGACGTCCAGCGGCTGGTGTCGGCCTGA
- a CDS encoding carboxymuconolactone decarboxylase family protein produces the protein MIDPVSAPPDADPRADTRLPLLHPGLLGEEQREVYQAITGGPRAERPSPLRFKDEEGRLLGPFNAMLYSPAVGLPLQELGAALRFKTAFTDREREIAVLVVAAHHRADFEWYAHERIGREIGLTEDELAVLRDGGAPMLGDVRERVVYEAARQMVADGDLSGAVYTEAVATLGRTALVELVTLVGYYSAIALQTRVFRVGVPEGEPAPEWRDDRGGEG, from the coding sequence GTGATCGACCCTGTGAGTGCCCCGCCGGACGCCGACCCCCGCGCCGACACGCGCCTGCCCCTGCTGCACCCTGGCCTGCTGGGCGAGGAGCAGCGGGAGGTGTACCAGGCGATCACCGGCGGCCCGCGCGCCGAACGGCCCTCCCCTCTCCGCTTCAAGGACGAGGAGGGCAGGCTGCTGGGGCCGTTCAACGCGATGCTCTACAGCCCGGCGGTGGGCCTGCCCCTCCAGGAGCTGGGCGCGGCCCTGCGCTTCAAGACGGCCTTCACCGACCGCGAGCGCGAGATCGCCGTCCTGGTCGTGGCGGCCCACCACCGCGCCGACTTCGAGTGGTACGCCCACGAGCGGATCGGGCGGGAGATCGGGCTGACCGAGGACGAGCTGGCCGTGCTCCGCGACGGCGGCGCCCCGATGCTGGGCGACGTCCGCGAGCGGGTGGTGTACGAGGCCGCCCGCCAGATGGTCGCCGACGGTGACCTGAGCGGCGCGGTCTACACCGAGGCCGTGGCGACGCTGGGCCGCACCGCCCTCGTCGAGCTGGTCACCCTGGTCGGCTACTACTCCGCGATCGCCCTGCAGACACGGGTGTTCCGCGTCGGGGTCCCCGAGGGCGAGCCCGCTCCCGAGTGGCGCGATGATCGCGGCGGCGAGGGCTGA